A single genomic interval of Cydia strobilella chromosome 3, ilCydStro3.1, whole genome shotgun sequence harbors:
- the LOC134756144 gene encoding nucleoporin Nup43, whose protein sequence is MPLDVQGTFVSQKISKVRWIPEEYVETKCFFTGSWDDDVNSVKVWTLESQEDEEVEYPKCLSEFPVEGDVTEIKFTSKNRIAVSTSEGDVKLLEISMYERSQPLKEVFKWEKLHKFGEDSCCCTAVATMDSDIASVGEDGNINFLNGHRGDIVRTVNGADSCSLHSVCYIKYNEIITGNLRGHMKIWDSRSSDNKPTASFLLAGDDLAATCIVSHPTQPHIILAGSESGSLAIWDLRMNSFPTSLLNAHAASVTEMQFHPVNPSKLISCSVSGEIWEWNMEAVIKTTRGEDSEVATWMPLEDKNTMLVNSLMPTLHKAINTVHCDRGKILCGADNEAVYLINNFKY, encoded by the exons ATGCCTTTAGACGTCCAAGGCACATTCGTATCTCAAAAAATCAGCAAGGTGCGATGGATTCCCGAAGAATACGTCGAAACGAAATGTTTCTTTACCGGCAGTTGGGACGACGACGTGAATTCCGTTAAAGTTTGGACCCTCGAAAGCCAGGAGGATGAAGAAGTAGAATATCCCAAATGTCTTTCAGAGTTCCCAGTAGAAGGAGATGTTACTGAGATTAAATTTACAAGTAAAAACAGGATAGCTGTGTCTACTTCCGAAGGAGACGTGAAGTTGTTAGAGATCAGTATGTACGAGAGATCCCAGCCTTTGAAGGAGGTTTTTAAATGGGAGAAGTTACATAAATTTGG TGAAGACAGCTGCTGTTGCACAGCAGTAGCAACCATGGACAGTGACATAGCATCAGTGGGAGAGGATGGCAACATTAACTTTCTGAACGGGCACCGAGGAGATATTGTCCGCACGGTCAATGGTGCTGATAGCTGCTCGCTGCATTCTGTGTGCTATATCAAGTATAATGAG ATTATAACCGGAAACCTCCGCGGCCATATGAAGATCTGGGATTCCCGATCCTCCGACAACAAACCCACCGCCTCATTCCTTCTCGCCGGAGACGACTTAGCTGCAACCTGCATCGTCAGCCACCCAACCCAACCTCATATCATACTAGCTGGCAGTGAATCTGGCTCGCTAGCCATATGGGATTTACGTATGAATTCTTTCCCTACTTCGCTACTTAATGCTCATGCTGCAAGCGTTACAGAGATGCAGTTCCATCCAGTGAATCCATCAAAGTTAATATCTTGTTCGGTGTCCGGTGAGATTTGGGAGTGGAATATGGAAGCTGTGATAAAGACTACGAGAGGAGAGGATAGTGAAGTCGCTACTTGGATGCCTCTGGAGGATAAAAACACTATGTTGGTGAATTCTTTGATGCCGACGCTGCATAAGGCTATCAATACGGTGCATTGTGATAGAGGGAAGATATTGTGCGGTGCGGACAATGAAGCTGTGTATCTTATTAATAATTTCAAGTATTAG